A stretch of the Candidatus Bipolaricaulota bacterium genome encodes the following:
- a CDS encoding thioesterase family protein — translation MSIEAGLSNEMEWTVTEDHLASHIASGLVDALSTPSLVAFCEECARLIVDPLLPPGQKTVGTRIDLQHLAPTPPGMRVTVRAELVEVDGRKLRFRIEARDPVEKIGEAEHERFIIDSDRFARRLNEKTAR, via the coding sequence ATGTCGATCGAAGCCGGACTTAGCAACGAGATGGAGTGGACTGTGACCGAGGACCACCTGGCGAGTCACATCGCAAGCGGGCTCGTCGATGCCCTGTCCACCCCGAGTCTGGTCGCGTTTTGCGAGGAGTGCGCCCGCCTGATCGTCGATCCGCTCCTCCCGCCGGGCCAGAAGACAGTAGGGACGCGGATCGACCTGCAGCACCTTGCTCCGACCCCGCCCGGGATGCGGGTGACGGTGCGCGCGGAGCTCGTGGAAGTGGACGGGCGGAAGCTCCGGTTCCGGATCGAGGCCCGGGACCCGGTGGAGAAGATTGGGGAAGCAGAACACGAAAGGTTCATCATCGACTCCGACCGCTTCGCCCGCAGGCTGAATGAAAAGACGGCTCGGTGA